The Musa acuminata AAA Group cultivar baxijiao chromosome BXJ2-2, Cavendish_Baxijiao_AAA, whole genome shotgun sequence genome has a segment encoding these proteins:
- the LOC108952188 gene encoding uncharacterized protein LOC108952188 → MTKGSRRGNKLMRYIKAPYRALLRARDLYVNSMAGCAGRAQRGPTIIAMPRAQSRSFHRPQMSSGEDEINELIRAASRSRLRSVEGAAVPRSHSVAGMTIDEDKPCNFEGDVKVALGPRSRSCDVVSKRRAAFTTNAVSSIQSF, encoded by the coding sequence ATGACCAAGGGAAGCAGAAGAGGGAACAAGCTGATGCGGTACATCAAGGCCCCTTATCGAGCACTGCTTCGTGCCCGGGACTTGTACGTGAACAGCATGGCCGGATGCGCCGGCAGGGCCCAGCGCGGGCCGACGATCATCGCGATGCCACGCGCCCAGAGCCGCAGCTTCCACCGCCCGCAAATGAGCAGCGGCGAGGACGAGATCAACGAGCTCATCCGCGCTGCGTCGAGGAGCAGGCTGCGGTCCGTCGAGGGAGCGGCGGTTCCGAGGAGTCACAGCGTGGCGGGGATGACGATTGACGAGGACAAGCCATGCAACTTTGAGGGCGACGTCAAGGTGGCCTTGGGCCCGAGGAGCCGGAGCTGCGACGTCGTCTCCAAGAGGAGGGCGGCGTTTACAACGAACGCCGTAAGCAGCATCCAAAGCTTCTAA
- the LOC135586082 gene encoding L-gulonolactone oxidase 2-like, with translation MAATHIALFASGLAVLLLLVQGSPPGPVVQCRSGNTNCTVTNGYGAFPDRSTCHVAAVAYPSTEQELLLAVSDATEKQQHMKAVTMYSHSIPKLSCPGGPSGQGLVISTQLLNRSVRVDMATSRMTFEAGITLRALLDAAAARGLALPHSPYWQGITLGGLLSTGSHGSSVFGKGSAVHEYVVGMRLVVPSPVPVNGYYAKIVNLGEDNPDLLAAKVSLGVLGVISQVTLQLEPMFKRSITNRVVSDVGFEQTISSYAAATYYGDISWYPSQRRVVYRDDIKVPITTKGKGVNDYLGFRAQPTLVVASLRASEELLEATGNAEGKCVLFRLQVDTLIAIGMGFKNNDGSLLEFTGYPVIGNQSDMQSAGSCLRSAEDNLLTACGWDPRFAGLFYHQTTISIPFTTIADFIADVKKLRDAHPDALCSTELYLGFFMRFVRNSTAYLGKTDDVVDIDITYYRSKDPKKPRLYEDVLEEIEQMALFKYNALPHWGKNRNVGFLNVKNKLGAKLDKFVSVIHKYDSNGLFSSDWTDAVLGLRGKEVVVQGDGCALEGLCICSTDDHCAPKQGYYCRPGEVYEQARVCRKIKSVEADG, from the exons ATGGCCGCCACCCACATTGCCCTGTTCGCCTCCGGCCTCGCCGTCTTGCTTCTCCTAGTCCAAGGATCACCGCCAGGGCCCGTTGTCCAGTGCCGGTCCGGCAACACTAACTGCACCGTGACCAACGGCTATGGAGCCTTTCCTGATCGCAGCACCTGCCACGTCGCCGCGGTCGCGTACCCTTCGACCGAACAGGAGCTCCTGTTAGCTGTCTCCGACGCCACCGAGAAGCAGCAGCACATGAAGGCTGTCACGATGTACTCCCACAGCATCCCCAAGCTGTCGTGCCCCGGCGGGCCGAGCGGCCAGGGCCTGGTCATTAGCACCCAGCTCCTCAACAGATCGGTGAGAGTGGACATGGCCACCTCGCGGATGACGTTCGAGGCAGGGATCACACTTAGGGCGCTCCTTGACGCGGCGGCCGCCCGTGGCCTGGCGCTACCCCACTCGCCGTACTGGCAAGGGATCACGCTCGGCGGGCTGCTGAGCACCGGTTCGCATGGGAGCTCGGTGTTCGGGAAGGGCTCGGCGGTGCACGAATATGTGGTAGGGATGAGGCTGGTGGTTCCAAGTCCGGTACCGGTGAACGGGTACTACGCCAAGATCGTTAATCTTGGTGAGGATAATCCTGATCTCTTGGCTGCCAAGGTTTCTCTCGGTGTTCTTGGAGTCATTTCTCAG GTCACCCTCCAACTTGAGCCAATGTTCAAGCGATCCATCACCAACAGGGTCGTAAGCGACGTTGGCTTCGAGCAAACCATCTCCTCGTACGCTGCCGCTACATACTATGGGGACATCAGCTGGTATCCGTCACAACGCAGAGTGGTGTACCGAGATGATATCAAGGTCCCCATCACCACCAAAGGAAAGGGTGTCAACGACTACTTAGGGTTCCGAGCTCAGCCCACCCTTGTCGTAGCCTCTCTACGTGCTTCAG AGGAACTATTGGAAGCAACGGGAAATGCGGAAGGCAAATGTGTGCTGTTCAGATTGCAAGTTGATACTTTGATTGCGATCGGCATGGGCTTTAAGAACAATGACGGCAGCTTGTTAGAATTCACTGGCTATCCAGTCATTGGAAACCAAAGCGACATGCAATCCGCCG GTTCATGCCTAAGGAGTGCAGAAGACAACCTTCTTACAGCCTGTGGCTGGGACCCTCGTTTTGCGGGGCTCTTCTATCACCAAACCACGATAAGCATCCCCTTCACCACCATCGCTGACTTCATCGCCGACGTCAAGAAGCTCCGCGACGCCCATCCCGACGCACTCTGCAGCACCGAGCTGTACTTGGGCTTCTTCATGCGCTTCGTCCGCAACTCCACAGCTTATCTTGGCAAAACCGACGACGTGGTGGACATCGACATCACATACTATCGTTCCAAGGATCCAAAAAAGCCGCGACTCTACGAGGATGTGCTCGAGGAGATCGAACAGATGGCCTTGTTCAAGTACAATGCGCTGCCGCACTGGGGGAAGAATAGAAATGTCGGCTTCCTCAATGTCAAGAACAAGCTGGGGGCTAAGTTGGACAAGTTTGTGAGTGTGATCCACAAGTATGACAGCAATGGATTGTTCTCTTCAGACTGGACCGATGCGGTGCTGGGACTGCGAGGGAAGGAAGTTGTGG